The Setaria italica strain Yugu1 chromosome IX, Setaria_italica_v2.0, whole genome shotgun sequence genome has a window encoding:
- the LOC101769597 gene encoding auxin-responsive protein IAA12, which produces METVVGDLMATELRLGLPGTADDSQPQMMKAAVPSAPSTPRGKKRTTTDAVEDAAAAEEASKHDAEAAPPAAKAPVVGWPPVRSYRKSCFKASSKQISKATKEEAAPASSNAAAPSAAASTTTGSFVKVSMDGAPYLRKVDLRMYKGYRELREALEAMFVSSNSGGANLSEFAVTYEDKDGDLMLVGDVPFEMFTSTCKKLRIMKRSEATGLGSARQ; this is translated from the exons ATGGAAACCGTCGTGGGAGACCTCATGGCCACCGAGCTCAGGCTTGGCCTGCCGGGCACAGCCGACGACAGCCAGCCCCAGATGATGAAGGCGGCGGTGCCGTCGGCGCCGTCGACGCCTAGGGGCAAGAAGCGCACCACCACCGACGCTgtggaggacgccgccgccgccgaggaggccaGCAAGCATGATGCCGAGGCAGCACCTCCTGCAGCCAA GGCCCCCGTCGTAGGTTGGCCACCGGTGAGGTCCTACCGGAAGAGCTGCTTCAAGGCGAGCAGCAAGCAGATCAGCAAGGCGACCaaagaggaggcggcgccggccagcAGCAACGCCGCCGCACCGTCCGCGGCCGCAAGCACCACCACCGGCTCCTTCGTGAAAGTGAGCATGGACGGCGCCCCCTACCTGAGGAAGGTGGACCTGAGGATGTACAAGGGCTACAGGGAGCTCCGCGAGGCCCTGGAGGCCATGTTCGTCTCCTCCAACAGCGGCGGTGCCAACCTGTCCGAGTTCGCCGTCACCTACGAGGACAAGGACGGCGACCTCATGCTCGTCGGAGACGTGCCGTTCGA GATGTTCACTAGCACTTGCAAGAAGCTGAGGATCATGAAGAGATCTGAAGCCACAGGCCTGGGTTCAGCGAGACAATGA